One stretch of Prionailurus viverrinus isolate Anna chromosome C1, UM_Priviv_1.0, whole genome shotgun sequence DNA includes these proteins:
- the LOC125171580 gene encoding basic proline-rich protein-like — translation MGEGDLWTGGFGSRPHRCPYKSPRVQSPKSDLREPPPLHLPAPGRVRGPLRPRAPDRSAGQPAPHLHPTPQPPRSGPGDAGPAPAGRAERDWGREKPRRTCEAGAGAGRAVRPSLGRKKAPGAPGEQAPPPAARTEPAGVAPAARRLGSARPARARAEDRWARSLPILVPWRCPDPPGRPGRRGRPLPAARSPRSQTEEPPGLSRRNPPYWLHPQCPLPSALCLLTPSCFPPGPAGPAAAPVWGTRSKYELLPSGPSFPCRYPTVSAQNSPQATYGGPRAAGIEDHLTQPRTHSLGLVLLTNATPGRRPRPGGKRCWWRTCS, via the exons CCGCGAGCCgccccctctccacctcccagccccaggccgcGTCCGCGGGCCCCTCCGACCCAGGGCCCCCGACAGAAGCGCAGGGCAGCCTgcgccccacctccaccccacgcCCCAGCCACCTCGATCCGGGCCCGGAGACGCCGGCCCCGCTCCCGCAGGACGGGCAGAAAGGGACTGGGGACGGGAGAAGCCGAGAAGGACCTGCGAGGCGGGTGCAGGAGCCGGGCGGGCTGTCCGGCCGTCCCTCGGGAGGAAGAAGGCGCCCGGGGCGCCAGGCGAGCaggccccacccccggccgcgCGCACGGAGCCCGCGGGCGTCGCCCCGGCTGCGCGCCGCCTCGGCTCGGCCCgccccgcccgcgcccgc GCCGAGGACCGGTGGGCGCGCTCCCTTCCTATTCTGGTTCCATGGCGGTGCCCGGACCCCCCGGGCCGTCCAGGGCGCCGCGGCCGCCCGCTGCCTGCCGCCCGCAGCCCGCGGAGCCAGACAGAGGAGCCCCCCGGCCTCTCCCGCCG AAATCCCCCGTACTGGCTGCACCCGcagtgccctctgccctctgccctctgcctgctGACCCCAAGCTGCTTCCCTCCCGGCCCCGCCGGCCCTGCCGCGGCTCCTGTTTGGGGGACTAGGAGCAAATACGAGCTTCTTCCTTCAGGGCCATCATTTCCCTGTCGGTATCCCACTGTTTCCGCTCAGAACAGTCCGCAGGCCACGTATGGAGGCCCACGGGCTGCCGGCATCGAGGATCACCTCACGCAGCCTAGGACGCACAGCCTGGGACTGGTCCTGCTGACCAACGCGACCCCAGGGAGGCGGCCACGGCCTGGAGGGAAACGCTGCTGGTGGCGCACTTGCTCTTGA